The genomic region GCCGCCTCGGCCAGCCCGGACGTCGACGACGAGGGCCTGTCCATCGTGGAGCGCTCGGCCTGTCCGACCTGTGGCTCCTGTTCCGGCATGTTCACCGCGAACTCGATGAACTGCCTGACCGAGGCGCTCGGGCTTTCCTTGCCGGGCAACGGGTCCACCCTGGCCACGCACGCCGCCCGCCGGGCGCTGTTCGAGCGGGCCGGCACCACCGTGGTGGAGCTGGCCAAGCGCTACTACCAGCAGGACGACGAGTCCGCGCTGCCGCGCAACATCGCCAACCGGGCCGCGTTCGAGAACGCGATGGCGCTGGACGTGGCCATGGGCGGCTCGACCAACACCGTGCTGCACGTGCTGGCCGCCGCGCACGAGGCGGAGCTCGACTTCACCATGGCCGACATCGACGCGGTCAGCCGCCGGGTGCCCTGCCTGGCCAAGGTGAGCCCGAACTCCGACTACCACATGGAGGACGTGCACCGGGCCGGTGGCATCCCGGCCATCCTGGGCGAGCTGGACCGGGCCGGACTGCTCAACCGGGACGTGCGCACCGTGCACAGCGCGAGCATGGACGAGTGGCTGGGCGCCTGGGACATCCGCGCGGAGTCGCCCTCGGCGGAGGCGGTCGAGCTGTTCCACGCCGCGCCCGGCGGGGTGCGCACCACGCAGGCGTTCTCCACCAGCAACCGGTGGTCCTCGCTGGACACCGACGCGGCTGGCGGCTGCATCAGGGACCGCGCGCACGCCTACACCGCTGACGGCGGCCTGGCGGTGCTGCACGGCAACCTGGCCGAGGACGGCGCGGTGATCAAGACCGCCGGCATCGACGAGGAGCTGTGGGTCTTCCGCGGCCCGGCCAGGGTGGTGGAGAGCCAGGAGCAGGCGGTCTCGGCGATCCTGGGCAAGCAGGTGCAGCCCGGCGAGGTCGTGGTGGTCCGGTACGAGGGCCCGGCTGGCGGCCCCGGCATGCAGGAGATGTTGCACCCCACCGCGTTCCTCAAGGGCGCGGGCCTGGGCAAGGTGTGCGCGCTGATCACCGACGGCCGGTTCTCCGGCGGGTCCTCGGGCATCTCGGTCGGGCACATCTCGCCGGAGGCGGCCGAGGGCGGGCTGATCGGGCTGGTCCAGGACGGCGACGAGATCGTCATCGACGTGCACCGGCGCAAGCTGGAGCTGCTGGTGGACGAGGCGGTGCTGGCCGAGCGGCGGGCCAAGATGGAGGCCAGCGAGAACCCGTGGCAGCCGGTGGACCGCCAGCGCCCGGTGTCCAAGGCCCTGCGCGCCTACGCCCGCCTGGCCACCTCAGCGGCCACCGGCGCGGTCCGCGACCCCGCCAAATAACGGCCAACACACCGTACGAGAACGGCCAACACGCGAGGGTGGAAAACCCCCGGCGGCGTGTTGGCCGTTCTTGCGCTGGGTGTTGGCCGTTAGCGCAGGACCACCAGGGTGATCACCGCGGAGCCCGCCGCGACCAGGAGGAAGAGCACGCCCCACGGGAGTGGGACGCGCGCCCAGGCGCGACCGTTGTCGACGGCGGCGCGGCCGGGGCCGAGGAACAGCAGCGCGGCGGCCAGGGCACCGAGCACGAGGTCGAACTCGAACCCGGAGCCGGTCTGGCCGAGGAAGAAACCGTTGTTCCACTTGAGCGTGACCACGTTGATCATCACGCCGAGCAGGCCTGCCGCGCCGAGCGGGGTCAGGAAACCCAGCAGGACCAGCAGGCCGCCGCCCAGCTCGGTGATCCCGGTGACGTAGGCCAGGATCCGGGTCTGCTGGAATCCGAAGGACTCCAGGAACTTGGCGAACCCGTTGATGCCGGGACCGTTGAACACACCGAAGAGCTTCTGCGCCCCGTGCGCGATGAACGTGCCACCGAGCACCAGCCGCAGGACGAGCAGGCCGAGGTCGGTGCCGCCGTTCCAGGCGAAGGGCTTGCGCCGCACGGTGTCCGCACCGTCGGCCTGGTCAACGGGCAGTGCCGCCGTGGTGCCGGTGGCGGAATGCCCCGCGTCGTCGAAGTGGTGCGCGCCCCCGCTGGTGCCGGGGCCGCTGTCGTGAGTGCTCACGCCCACGCAGGCTAGGTGATCCGAGCCACTTCGGCGACCCGGGCGGCGTGGCGGCGCACCTTTCCCGGCGGTCAGTAGCTGCCGCGGATCAGGTTCTCCGGGTCCTTGCCCGCCGCGAACTGGGCGATCTGCCTGGCCACGATGCGGAAGGCGCGCTGGTGCTGACCAGCCACGCTGCCGGCCACGTGCGGGGTGAGCAGCAGGTTGGGCGCGCGCCACAGCGGGTGGCCCTCGGGCAGCGGTTCCGGGTCGGTGACATCCAGCGCGGCGCGCAGCCTGCCGCTGGTCAGCTCGGCCAGCAGCGCGTCGGTGTCCACCACCGGGCCGCGGGCGCCGTTGACGAAGATCGCGCCGTCGGCCATCCGGGCCAGGAACTTGGCGTCCACCAGGTGCCGGGTGTCCTCGGTCATCGGCACCACCACGACCACCACGTCGTACTCACCGAGCAGCTCGGGCAGCTCGTCCTCACCGCGCACGCCCTCCCGCGCGCTGCGCCCGACCAGGGTGACCTCGGTGTCGAACGGAAGGAGCCTGCGCTCCAGCTGCCTGCCCAGGTCACCGGCGCCGACCACCAGGACCCGCTTGCCCTGGAGGGTGTCGGTCTGGTGGTAGGCCCACTCCCCGGCGCGCTGGGCGGCGTCGAACTCGCGGAAGTCGCGGTAGATCGACAACAGCGCGCCGACCACCCACTCCGCGGTGCTCCCGCCGTGCGCGCCCCGGCAGTTGGACAGCTTGACCCGCTCGGGCAGCGCGCCGATCCAGGCCTCCGCACCCGCGCTGAGCAGCTGCACCAGCTGGAGCCTTGGCAGCGACTCGGCCAACGGCACCAGCTCCCTGGAGGCCAGGAACGGAGGCACGAACACCTCGGCGTCCACCGCCTCGGCGGGCATGTTGAGCTGGTCGTGCGGGTCGTAGGTGACCACCCGGACACCCTCGATCGCGGACACCAGGTCGGCGGCCCCTGGGTAGTCGGGCAGCAGCACAGTCAGGCTCACATCGGCACTCTAACCTCGGGTTCACCTGCGGCCACCTACCCTGGAGCCCATGCCAGCCCCGGGTTCGAAGCGACGGACGTCCCTCATCGGGATGGTGGCGCTCGCCCTGCTGGTCTCCGGGTGCGCCAGCTTCCCCGAGGTGCGGCAGGCCGACTGGACCGAGCAGCCCCGGCTGCAACCCCAGGGCGCCCCACCACCCGGTGGCGGCGGCGGGGGCGGCGGCCCGCAGCCGCCGACCCGGCCGAACACCCCGGTGCCGCCGCCGGACGGCTGCAAGGACTTCGACCCCTCGGTGGTCGCGACCTGCCTGGACCAGGTGGCCGCGGTCGCGGTGCTGCC from Crossiella sp. CA-258035 harbors:
- a CDS encoding DoxX family protein; its protein translation is MSTHDSGPGTSGGAHHFDDAGHSATGTTAALPVDQADGADTVRRKPFAWNGGTDLGLLVLRLVLGGTFIAHGAQKLFGVFNGPGINGFAKFLESFGFQQTRILAYVTGITELGGGLLVLLGFLTPLGAAGLLGVMINVVTLKWNNGFFLGQTGSGFEFDLVLGALAAALLFLGPGRAAVDNGRAWARVPLPWGVLFLLVAAGSAVITLVVLR
- a CDS encoding 2-hydroxyacid dehydrogenase — protein: MSLTVLLPDYPGAADLVSAIEGVRVVTYDPHDQLNMPAEAVDAEVFVPPFLASRELVPLAESLPRLQLVQLLSAGAEAWIGALPERVKLSNCRGAHGGSTAEWVVGALLSIYRDFREFDAAQRAGEWAYHQTDTLQGKRVLVVGAGDLGRQLERRLLPFDTEVTLVGRSAREGVRGEDELPELLGEYDVVVVVVPMTEDTRHLVDAKFLARMADGAIFVNGARGPVVDTDALLAELTSGRLRAALDVTDPEPLPEGHPLWRAPNLLLTPHVAGSVAGQHQRAFRIVARQIAQFAAGKDPENLIRGSY
- the ilvD gene encoding dihydroxy-acid dehydratase, translated to MPPLRSRVTTHGRNAAGARSLWRATGMTDSDFGKPIVAIANSYTQFVPGHVHLRDLGDIVAESVREAGGVAREFHTIAVDDGIAMGHGGMLYSLPSRELIADAVEYMVNGHAADALVCISNCDKITPGMLMAALRLNIPVVFVSGGPMEAGKAVVVDGVAQAPTDLITAIAASASPDVDDEGLSIVERSACPTCGSCSGMFTANSMNCLTEALGLSLPGNGSTLATHAARRALFERAGTTVVELAKRYYQQDDESALPRNIANRAAFENAMALDVAMGGSTNTVLHVLAAAHEAELDFTMADIDAVSRRVPCLAKVSPNSDYHMEDVHRAGGIPAILGELDRAGLLNRDVRTVHSASMDEWLGAWDIRAESPSAEAVELFHAAPGGVRTTQAFSTSNRWSSLDTDAAGGCIRDRAHAYTADGGLAVLHGNLAEDGAVIKTAGIDEELWVFRGPARVVESQEQAVSAILGKQVQPGEVVVVRYEGPAGGPGMQEMLHPTAFLKGAGLGKVCALITDGRFSGGSSGISVGHISPEAAEGGLIGLVQDGDEIVIDVHRRKLELLVDEAVLAERRAKMEASENPWQPVDRQRPVSKALRAYARLATSAATGAVRDPAK